In Pseudomonas fluorescens, the following are encoded in one genomic region:
- a CDS encoding SDR family oxidoreductase, whose protein sequence is MTRYALITGASSGIGLAMAEALARRGRSLILVARQRDQLESIAIELTQRFGVEVLFRACDLGEPLRLSGFLLELEEGDRHIDLLVNCAGIGTCGPFLAQDWMTEQDLIEVNILALTRLCHAIGNSMALQGGGQILNVASVAAFQPGPWMSTYYASKAYVLHFSEGLRVELKKCAIKVSVLCPGPTRTAFFRTAQLDSEKLTNSKLLMSPEEVALYTVRALEKNKAIIIPGRRNRWFAFLPRLGSRWLTRTIAGMINKAYCPR, encoded by the coding sequence ATGACCCGTTACGCTCTGATCACTGGCGCCTCCAGCGGCATCGGCCTGGCAATGGCCGAAGCGCTGGCCCGGCGCGGCCGCAGCCTGATTCTGGTGGCCCGACAACGTGATCAGCTGGAAAGTATTGCGATTGAACTGACCCAAAGGTTCGGCGTGGAAGTGTTGTTCCGTGCCTGTGACCTGGGTGAACCGCTGCGCCTGTCCGGATTCCTGCTGGAGCTGGAAGAAGGTGACCGGCACATCGATCTGCTGGTCAACTGCGCCGGTATCGGTACATGTGGCCCGTTTCTGGCCCAGGACTGGATGACCGAGCAAGACCTGATCGAAGTGAACATCCTCGCCCTCACCCGCCTGTGCCATGCCATCGGCAACAGCATGGCCCTGCAAGGCGGCGGGCAGATTCTGAATGTGGCCTCGGTGGCGGCGTTTCAACCCGGGCCGTGGATGAGCACCTATTACGCCAGCAAGGCGTATGTGCTGCACTTTTCCGAAGGATTGCGCGTCGAACTGAAAAAATGTGCGATCAAGGTTTCGGTGCTCTGCCCCGGGCCGACCCGCACAGCGTTTTTCCGTACCGCACAACTCGACAGCGAAAAACTGACTAACAGCAAACTGCTGATGAGTCCCGAGGAAGTGGCGCTCTACACCGTGCGCGCACTGGAAAAGAATAAGGCGATCATCATTCCCGGGCGGCGCAACCGCTGGTTCGCCTTCCTGCCGCGGCTCGGCTCGCGCTGGCTGACTCGCACAATCGCCGGCATGATCAACAAGGCTTACTGCCCGCGCTGA
- a CDS encoding histidine triad nucleotide-binding protein, with protein sequence MDTLFTKIINREIPAKIIYEDDQVLAFHDIAPQAPVHFLVVPKKPVRTLNDLTEDDKALAGHILFTAQRLALELGCEKGFRVVMNCNEEGGQTVYHIHMHVLGQRQMHWPPG encoded by the coding sequence GTGGATACTCTGTTCACCAAGATCATCAACCGGGAAATCCCGGCGAAGATCATTTACGAGGACGACCAGGTACTGGCCTTCCACGACATTGCCCCACAGGCACCGGTACATTTCCTGGTGGTCCCGAAGAAACCGGTTCGCACCTTGAACGACCTGACCGAGGACGACAAGGCATTGGCCGGGCACATCCTGTTCACCGCCCAGCGCCTGGCACTGGAACTGGGCTGCGAAAAAGGTTTCCGCGTCGTCATGAACTGCAATGAAGAAGGCGGACAAACCGTCTACCACATTCATATGCACGTGCTGGGTCAGCGCCAGATGCACTGGCCGCCGGGCTGA